A window of the Gemmatirosa kalamazoonensis genome harbors these coding sequences:
- the udk gene encoding uridine kinase: protein MTKPLIIGIAGGTGSGKSTVARRVAEALTEETVAFIDMDAYYKNFAHLSMAERKRVNWDHPDAFDVDLLVDHLGRLCEGAPIEKPTYDFVQHVRSPHAVAVAPADVVVIDGILLFVDARVRSLCDVKVYVDADADVRLIRRLRRDIAQRGRPFDEILEQYLSTVRPMHLQFVEPSKRYADIIVPRGGHNAVAIEMIVAKIQRRLAARRS from the coding sequence ATGACGAAGCCGCTCATCATCGGGATCGCCGGCGGCACGGGGTCGGGGAAGTCCACGGTCGCGCGGCGCGTCGCCGAGGCGCTCACCGAGGAGACGGTCGCGTTCATCGACATGGACGCGTACTACAAGAACTTCGCGCACCTCTCGATGGCGGAGCGGAAGCGCGTGAACTGGGACCACCCCGACGCGTTCGACGTCGACCTGCTTGTCGACCATCTCGGCCGTCTGTGCGAGGGAGCGCCGATCGAGAAGCCGACGTACGATTTCGTGCAGCACGTGCGCTCGCCGCACGCCGTGGCCGTCGCGCCGGCGGACGTCGTCGTGATCGACGGCATCCTGCTGTTCGTCGATGCGCGCGTGCGCTCGCTGTGCGACGTGAAGGTGTACGTCGACGCGGACGCCGACGTGCGCCTAATCCGGCGGCTGCGACGCGACATCGCGCAGCGCGGCCGCCCGTTCGACGAGATCCTCGAGCAGTATCTTTCCACCGTGCGCCCGATGCATCTCCAGTTCGTCGAGCCGAGCAAGCGCTACGCGGACATCATCGTGCCGCGAGGCGGGCACAACGCCGTCGCGATCGAGATGATCGTCGCGAAGATCCAGCGGCGGCTCGCCGCGCGCCGGTCGTAG
- the add gene encoding adenosine deaminase: MTERDDGGARPPISRELLVRLPKAELHCHLDGSVRPETLLDLGEELGVPMPRATADELRDYMRVDDARHLEDYLERFEITLSVMQTEPAIERIAYELAADAAAEGVRYLEARFAPVLNTRRGLDLGAPVDAVLRGFARAEREHDVVARVIVCALRNQPLDLAVAQARLALDYRKHGVVGFDLAGGEAGNPARRFKEAFQIVRDNDMACTCHAGEGFGPESVRDAVHVCGCDRVGHGTRIIEDASLFDYINDRRICVECCLTSNVQTRATSSYETHPFREYFDRGLNVVLNTDNRLMSGTTLVDEYEHAVRRLGFTLDELAVVALNGFQSSFLPYPERRALIHRVESEIAALTGHGAGESPVTAESALLEGPQ, translated from the coding sequence ATGACCGAACGCGACGACGGCGGCGCACGACCGCCGATTTCCCGCGAGCTGCTCGTCCGCCTGCCGAAGGCCGAGCTGCACTGCCACCTCGACGGCTCCGTGCGCCCCGAGACGCTCCTCGACCTGGGCGAGGAGCTCGGCGTGCCGATGCCGCGCGCCACCGCCGACGAGCTGCGCGACTACATGCGCGTCGACGACGCGCGCCACCTCGAGGACTACCTGGAGCGGTTCGAGATCACGCTCTCGGTGATGCAGACCGAGCCGGCGATCGAGCGCATCGCGTACGAGCTCGCGGCCGACGCCGCGGCGGAAGGCGTGCGCTATCTCGAGGCGCGCTTCGCGCCGGTGCTCAACACGCGTCGTGGCCTCGACCTCGGCGCGCCGGTGGACGCGGTGCTGCGCGGCTTCGCGCGCGCGGAGCGCGAGCACGACGTCGTGGCGCGCGTCATCGTCTGTGCGCTGCGCAACCAGCCCCTCGATCTCGCCGTCGCGCAGGCGCGCCTCGCGCTCGACTACCGCAAGCACGGCGTCGTCGGCTTCGACCTCGCCGGCGGGGAGGCGGGGAACCCCGCGCGCCGCTTCAAGGAGGCGTTCCAGATCGTGCGCGACAACGACATGGCGTGCACCTGCCACGCCGGCGAGGGGTTCGGCCCCGAGAGCGTGCGCGACGCCGTGCACGTCTGCGGCTGCGACCGCGTGGGCCACGGCACGCGCATCATCGAGGACGCGTCGCTGTTCGACTACATCAACGACCGGCGCATCTGCGTCGAGTGCTGCCTCACGTCGAACGTGCAGACGCGCGCCACGTCGTCGTACGAGACGCACCCGTTCCGCGAGTACTTCGACCGCGGCTTGAACGTCGTGCTGAACACGGACAACCGGCTGATGAGCGGCACGACGCTGGTGGACGAGTACGAGCACGCTGTCCGACGGCTCGGCTTCACGCTCGACGAGCTCGCGGTCGTGGCGCTGAACGGCTTCCAGAGCTCGTTCCTCCCGTATCCGGAGCGGCGCGCGCTCATCCACCGCGTGGAGAGCGAGATCGCGGCGCTCACCGGCCACGGGGCGGGCGAGAGCCCCGTCACCGCGGAGTCCGCGCTGCTGGAGGGCCCGCAATGA
- a CDS encoding M48 family metallopeptidase, which produces MRHSIVRRTIAGAALALAGTACGVSQQQEVEMGAQYSAQINQQLPIITDALVNQYINTLGMELARVADTRGLEWHFYVVNSPEVNAFAVPGGYVYVNRGLIERASKMDQVAGVLGHEIGHVTHRHSVKQMEQQNGAQIGVTVACVLQPAVCNSGLGSTAINVVGTAVFAKFSRNDEAEADQAGIEYTTKAGIDPRGIPEMFQILLDERQTAPSKVEAWFATHPLEEDRIRDTEATISKYNVAQLNQLTKDTQNFHTFQQRLRSLPQAPQSRTGGN; this is translated from the coding sequence ATGAGACATTCTATCGTCCGCCGCACGATCGCCGGAGCCGCGCTGGCGCTGGCCGGCACGGCGTGCGGCGTCTCGCAGCAGCAGGAAGTCGAGATGGGCGCGCAGTACTCGGCGCAGATCAACCAGCAGCTGCCGATCATCACCGACGCGCTGGTGAACCAGTACATCAACACGCTCGGGATGGAGCTGGCGCGCGTCGCGGACACGCGCGGCCTCGAGTGGCACTTCTACGTCGTGAACAGCCCCGAGGTCAATGCGTTCGCGGTTCCCGGCGGCTATGTGTACGTGAACCGCGGGCTGATCGAGCGCGCGTCCAAGATGGACCAGGTGGCCGGGGTGCTCGGTCACGAGATCGGCCACGTGACGCATCGGCACTCGGTGAAGCAGATGGAGCAGCAGAACGGCGCGCAGATCGGCGTGACGGTGGCGTGCGTGCTCCAGCCGGCGGTGTGCAACAGCGGTCTCGGATCGACGGCGATCAACGTCGTGGGCACGGCGGTGTTCGCGAAGTTCAGCCGCAACGACGAGGCGGAAGCGGACCAGGCGGGGATCGAGTACACGACGAAGGCGGGCATCGACCCGCGCGGCATCCCCGAGATGTTCCAGATCCTGCTCGACGAGCGGCAGACGGCGCCGAGCAAGGTGGAGGCGTGGTTCGCGACGCACCCGCTGGAGGAGGACCGCATCCGCGACACCGAGGCGACGATCTCGAAGTACAACGTGGCGCAGCTGAACCAGCTGACCAAGGACACGCAGAACTTCCACACGTTCCAGCAGCGGCTCCGGTCGCTGCCGCAGGCGCCGCAGTCGCGAACGGGCGGGAACTGA
- a CDS encoding bifunctional metallophosphatase/5'-nucleotidase: MRRPPRAPRGCASSRRTTCTAHSSRVRTRRACRAAASARSPPRSRARARECTGDCVSILLDGGDEFQGTPASNLAYGRPIVEAFRRLDLAASALGNHEFDWTVDTLRARIRQAPYAILGANVRFTDGRAVPWLRADTIVRRGGLRVGVVGLATTETPTTTRAANVRGLRFDSLAPVIDAHARALRARGADVVIVVAHSGAFCDRPAPGESTPTCRGEIVDVARALHEKVDAIVSGHTHSLVNTVVNGIPIVQARSSGRALGVVDLSLEGGAPTIDVREVVADSAGPVPPAIDSVVRRAVAAVASRVNRRIADVADDMPRESDEQYALGNLLADAQRWAGRGDVAIMNNGGIRADLRHGVATYGSLFEIQPFGNTLYKITVRGRDLRGYFEKLVSGGPRVRMHTSGVLVTFDPSRPAGSRLVSLTTADGRPLDDDRLYTMVLNDFLVTGGDGVDLARRATAVTPLNIVDLDALVGYLGTLPQPVRAPSEERFRVAGASQ, translated from the coding sequence ATGCGCCGACCGCCGCGCGCCCCACGCGGCTGCGCATCCTCGCGACGAACGACCTGCACGGCGCACTCGAGCCGCGTCCGGACGCGCAGGGCGTGTCGCGCGGCGGCATCGGCCCGCTCGCCGCCGCGATCGCGCGCGCGCGCGCGCGAGTGCACCGGCGACTGCGTCTCGATCCTGCTCGACGGCGGCGACGAGTTCCAGGGCACGCCCGCGTCGAACCTCGCGTACGGGCGTCCGATCGTGGAGGCGTTCCGGCGTCTCGACCTCGCCGCGTCCGCGCTGGGCAACCACGAGTTCGACTGGACCGTCGACACGCTGCGCGCGCGCATCCGGCAGGCGCCGTACGCGATCCTCGGCGCCAACGTGCGCTTCACCGACGGCCGCGCGGTGCCGTGGCTGCGCGCCGACACGATCGTGCGGCGCGGCGGGCTGCGTGTCGGCGTCGTGGGGCTCGCGACGACGGAGACGCCGACCACGACGCGCGCCGCGAACGTGCGCGGGCTGCGCTTCGACTCGCTCGCGCCGGTGATCGACGCGCATGCGCGCGCGCTGCGCGCGCGCGGAGCGGACGTGGTGATCGTCGTCGCGCACAGCGGCGCGTTCTGCGACCGACCGGCGCCGGGCGAGAGCACCCCGACGTGTCGCGGCGAGATCGTCGACGTCGCGCGCGCGCTGCACGAGAAGGTGGACGCGATCGTCAGCGGCCACACGCACAGCCTCGTGAACACCGTCGTGAACGGCATCCCGATCGTGCAGGCGCGGTCGAGCGGCCGCGCGCTCGGCGTCGTCGATCTCTCGCTCGAGGGCGGCGCACCCACGATCGACGTGCGCGAGGTCGTCGCCGACTCCGCGGGACCGGTGCCTCCGGCGATCGACTCGGTGGTGCGCCGGGCGGTCGCCGCCGTCGCGTCGCGCGTGAACCGCCGCATCGCGGACGTGGCCGACGACATGCCGCGCGAGAGCGACGAGCAGTACGCGCTCGGCAACCTGCTCGCCGACGCGCAGCGGTGGGCCGGACGGGGCGACGTCGCGATCATGAACAACGGCGGCATCCGCGCCGATCTGCGGCACGGCGTCGCGACGTATGGATCGCTGTTCGAGATCCAGCCGTTCGGCAACACGCTGTACAAGATCACCGTGCGCGGCCGCGACCTGCGCGGCTACTTCGAGAAGCTGGTGAGCGGCGGCCCGCGCGTGCGCATGCACACGAGCGGCGTGCTCGTGACGTTCGACCCGAGCCGCCCCGCGGGCAGCCGTCTCGTGAGCCTGACGACGGCCGACGGCCGCCCCCTCGACGACGACCGACTGTACACCATGGTCCTGAACGACTTCCTCGTCACCGGCGGGGACGGCGTCGATCTCGCCCGCCGCGCGACGGCCGTCACGCCGCTGAACATCGTCGACCTCGACGCGCTCGTCGGCTACCTCGGCACGCTTCCGCAGCCGGTGCGCGCGCCGTCCGAGGAGCGGTTCCGCGTCGCGGGAGCGTCGCAGTGA
- a CDS encoding TrmH family RNA methyltransferase — protein sequence MRLLSLARDLRRRRARERHGLFVAEGVRAVEELLASAVPVRGALAAPALDATERGASLRHALEVRGVPLLDVSDTDFASAADTDSPQGVLAVAEQPRTTASDVLAHLGDGGCVLLLDAVQDPGNAGTMLRSAAAFDAAGVIAVTGTVDLWGAKVVRSAMGALFHQPVAHAAWEELDEAMAGTGAELWGADGAGQPVSRLAAERPARLVLAVGNEGAGLSQRARARASRLAAIPIAPGVESLNAAVAAGILLYELRPEALRG from the coding sequence GTGCGTCTGCTGAGTCTGGCCCGCGACCTCCGCCGCCGCCGCGCCCGCGAGCGACACGGCCTGTTCGTCGCCGAGGGCGTGCGCGCCGTCGAGGAGCTATTGGCGAGTGCCGTGCCGGTGCGCGGCGCGCTGGCCGCTCCGGCGCTCGACGCGACCGAGCGCGGCGCGTCGCTCCGGCACGCGCTCGAGGTCCGCGGCGTGCCGCTGCTCGACGTCTCCGACACCGACTTCGCCTCCGCCGCCGACACCGACTCGCCTCAGGGCGTGCTCGCCGTGGCCGAGCAGCCGCGCACCACCGCCAGCGACGTTCTCGCGCACCTCGGCGACGGCGGCTGCGTCCTCCTGCTCGATGCGGTGCAGGACCCGGGCAACGCCGGCACCATGCTGCGGAGCGCGGCGGCGTTCGATGCCGCGGGTGTGATCGCCGTCACCGGGACGGTCGACCTGTGGGGTGCCAAGGTCGTGCGGAGCGCGATGGGCGCGCTGTTCCACCAGCCGGTGGCCCACGCCGCGTGGGAGGAGCTGGACGAGGCGATGGCCGGCACGGGGGCCGAGCTGTGGGGCGCCGACGGGGCGGGGCAGCCGGTCTCGCGGCTCGCCGCCGAGCGGCCGGCGCGGCTCGTCCTGGCGGTCGGCAACGAAGGCGCGGGGCTGTCGCAGCGAGCCCGGGCGCGGGCGAGCCGGCTGGCGGCGATCCCCATCGCGCCCGGTGTCGAGTCGCTGAACGCGGCGGTTGCTGCAGGGATCCTGCTCTACGAGCTGCGGCCGGAGGCGCTCCGCGGGTGA
- a CDS encoding purine-nucleoside phosphorylase — MSADSGLGPHEADHAARVVRARLDVSAPACGIVLGSGLGGLVDDLEDARRISFGDVPGFPTATVAGHAGALLAGRLGGKDVIALAGRFHMYEGHAAALAGFPVRVLHALGVRTLFVSNAAGGVRRTFAPGDLMIIADHVNLMFRNPLVGALHDGDVRFPDMSEAYDPSLRAVLRDAARAIGERVQEGVYFGLLGPSYETPAEVRMLERLGADAVGMSTVPEVIVAKALGMRVAGVSCITNLACGIGQHPLSHAEVLEVGTRVGAQFRALVREFVERL, encoded by the coding sequence ATGAGCGCCGACTCCGGGTTGGGCCCCCACGAGGCGGATCACGCGGCGCGCGTCGTCCGCGCGCGGCTCGACGTCTCCGCGCCGGCGTGCGGCATCGTGCTCGGCTCGGGGCTCGGCGGGCTCGTGGACGATCTCGAGGACGCGCGCCGCATCTCGTTCGGCGACGTGCCGGGATTCCCGACGGCGACGGTCGCGGGGCACGCGGGCGCGCTGCTCGCCGGTCGACTCGGCGGCAAGGACGTGATCGCGCTCGCCGGCCGGTTCCACATGTACGAGGGACACGCCGCGGCGCTCGCCGGCTTCCCGGTGCGCGTGCTCCACGCGCTCGGCGTGCGCACGCTGTTCGTGAGCAACGCGGCCGGCGGCGTGCGGCGCACCTTCGCGCCGGGCGATCTCATGATCATCGCCGACCACGTCAACCTCATGTTCCGCAATCCGCTCGTCGGCGCGCTGCACGACGGCGACGTGCGCTTCCCGGACATGTCGGAGGCGTACGACCCGTCGCTGCGCGCGGTGCTCCGCGATGCGGCGCGCGCGATCGGCGAGCGGGTGCAGGAGGGCGTCTACTTCGGGCTCCTCGGGCCGAGCTACGAGACGCCGGCGGAGGTCCGGATGCTCGAGCGCCTCGGCGCCGACGCCGTCGGGATGTCCACCGTCCCGGAGGTCATCGTCGCCAAGGCGTTAGGCATGCGCGTCGCCGGCGTGAGCTGCATCACCAACCTCGCCTGCGGCATCGGACAGCACCCGCTCAGTCACGCGGAGGTGCTGGAGGTCGGGACGCGTGTGGGAGCGCAATTCCGCGCGCTCGTGCGGGAGTTCGTGGAACGACTGTGA